TGCGTACATCGACGCCGCGAGGTCGCCGCTCGGGAGCCCCGACCACAGGGGCGCTTCGCCCTCGCGTCCGGTCAGCGCCATGATCCCGCTCATCGCTTGGATGATCATATCGAAGGCCGGAACGTTCTCGTATGGGCTCTCCGCGCCGAACCCAGTGATGGTGCAGTAGACGATTTCGGGGTTGACCGCACGTACCGACTCGAGATCGAGCCCGAACGTGTCGATACGCCCCGGCTTGGTGTTTTCAACGAATGCGTCCGCCTCCGCCAGCAAATCGAGCGCGACGGCCTGTCCCGACTCGGATTTGAGATCGAGGGCGACGCTTCGCTTGTTGCGATTGACGGTATCGAAATACTCCGGTGCCGGCTCGACGCTCCGGGCAAGATCACCGCGTCCCGGCGGTTCGATCTTGATCACCTCGGCACCGAGATCGCCGAGCGTCATCGTCGCAAAGGGGCCTGCGACAACCTGGCCGAGTTCGACAACAGTGATATCATTGAGCGGGCGTATCGGTGGCACATGGCGTGGAACAGATGATCACTATAAAACGTTATCGACCATTGCTCGACCGAGCTCAAGGAACGCGACCGCGGTAGAATACACCGTCTACCGAGGGTTTCAACAGAGACTCACAACTAGTCGCCGACTGTCACAGTCGAATAGAAACCGGGATCAGACCGATCGTCGTCGGTTCAAAATCACCGAGTGGTCCCCTACGCAGTATGTTGAATCTGAAACAACGTTACACCGAAGTGGGAGCGGGCTATGACCGTAGATGTCACACGTGAGGGGGCACCGTTCGGTCACCGAACGAAATCCACCCGCAAATGCGACGGACCTGAATCGGTCAGGGTGCCGTCATGCGATCCGCGCGACTCGGAATCGTTCGGTGAAGAAGCGGGCCGGGCGCGATTTGAACACGCGACCGACGGATTAAGAGTCCGTCGCTCTCCCTAACTGAGCTACCGGCCCTCACCGAATTCTACCCCTGACGAGGTAAAAGGCCTTTTCATTCGACGCCGCCCGAGACGTCGGTCACACCGCGAACCGACGGGACCGAGCGGCGGTCACGTGCGACCACGACGGTCTCATGGGAAACCGTTATCAACTCCTGTTGTGTATCAACTGTCGTATGTTAGACAATCAAACCGACGACCGGATCGACCGGCGGACACTCCTCCGAGGCGCGGCCGCGGCGGGCGTCGTGGGAATCGCCGGCTGTTCCGGCGACGGCGGCGACGGCGGCGACGGCGGCGATGGAAGCGACGGCAGTGACGGGAGCGACGGCGGCGACGTCATCCGCTGGCACGCCGGCGGCACCGGCGGGACGTACTTCCCGCTGTCCGGCGAGTTCGAGGGGGTCATCGAAGACCAGACCGACTTCCCGGTCGAGGTCTCCTCGACGGGCGCGTCCGTCGAGAACGTCGGCAGCCTCGGCAACGGCGACGCCGACTTCGCGCTGATCCAGAACGACATCGCCTACTTCGCCCGCAACGGCGAGGGGCTCGACGCGTTCGACGGCTCCCCGGTGGAGAACCTCCGCGGCGTCGCGACGCTGTACCCGGAGACCATCCACGTCCTGCTCAACCCCGACGCCGACGTCAGCTCGCTCTCCGACCTGGAGGGGATGCGCGTCAACACCGGCGACCTCGGCAGCGGGACGCAGGTGAACGCGCTCCAGATCCTCGAGTCGGCGGGCGGGCTCACCACCGACGACTTCGACGAGCAGAACACCGACTTCACGCAGGCGGCCAACCAGCTCCGCGACGGCGACGTCGACGCCGCGTTCGTCGTCGGCGGCTGGCCCGTCGGCGCGGTCGAGGAGCTCGCGACGACGACCGACGTACAGATCCTCAACATGTCCGACGAGGAGCGACAGGCGGCCCGTGACGACGCCTCCTGGTTCGCAGACGACACCATCCCCGCCGGCACCTACGAGGGCATCGACGAGGACGTCGACACCGTCTCCGTCCAGGCGATGATCGCGACCCGCTCGGAGTTCTCCGCGGACACCGTCGAGGCGGTCACCGAGGCCATCTTCGAGAACCTCGACCAGCTGTCGATCAAGACGGACTTCATCTCCGTCGACTCGGCGCAGGACGGCATGTCGATCGAACTGCACGAGGGCGCGGCCCGCTACTTCGAGTAGCGTGACTCTCGGATCGCGGGCGACGGCGATCGGCGGCGGGTCGCTCCTCGTCGCGGGCGCCGCGGTCCTCGCACTGCTCGCGATCCTCGCCGGCGTCGCCCTCGGCGGCGCCGACCCCGTAACCGGGGAACGGACCCTGGTCGTGACCGACGACGACGGCGCGGAACTGCTCGCCACCCCCGTCGGCGACGAGACTGAGATTGTGATCGAGTACACCCACAGCGTGGAGAAGACGCTCGTTCGCGACGTGTACGTCGCGTCGGACGACGGGCTCGTCATGACGCGGATGGAGTTCAGTTCGTTCGGCGCCGGGCTCCCGTCGCAGGCCGACGTGACGGAGCGCGACGGGCGGTACGTGTACGACCCGCCGTCGACGACGTACGAAACGCTTCATCTCAAGACGGGAGCGGTCGCCGACCACGACCTGATCGTCGGCGGCGAGCGGTACGACATCGCGGCCATGAGCGACGACGGCGCGGTCGAACTGACTGTCGAACGACGCTGAAACGGGTCGCGAGGGCGACCCCTTGCCGCGCGGCGGACGCACGGCGCGGCGGACGCGACACACACCGGAGGACACCACAACTGTGACGACGAACACATCTGACGCGGTCGAACCGGATCCGGATGAGAGCGACGAGGCGGACCAAGTCTTCGAGGAGATCGACAACCGGCGGTCGCTGACGGGGATCCCGTTGATCGCCGTGGCGGTCGTCGGGATCCTCTTCTCGTCGTTCCAGCTGTGGCTGGGCGCGCGCGGGTTCGTCTTCGAGTTCACGATTCCCGGATTCGGCGTCGTCGAGATCGCCTCGCTCGCCTCGCTGCAGATCCGGGCGATCCACGTGAACTTCGCGCTGGTGATGGCGTTTCTCCTGTTCCCCGGATCGATGGGATCCGGTGCAGTCACTCGTCGGATCGGGGCGCTTCCGGCGGCGGTCCGAAACCGCGTCGGCGACTCGCCGGTGACTCGGGTCGCAGAGGCGGTCCGCGGGGCCGTCTGGTGGGCCTTCGTCGACGAGGAGTCGACGCGGATCACCCCGTCGGACCTCGTGTTAATCCTCCTCTCGACGTTCCCGACGATCTACTACGTCACGCAGTACGACGAGATCACGGACGTCATCCGCGTGCGGGGACTCGGGGGCGCGGGGACGCTCGGCGAGGTCGTTCCGCGGCTCGCGGCGCTGGAGCTCGGCTTTCTCGCCGACTACAGCCTCGCGTATCTGATGGGCGTGCTCGCGATCCTCCTGGTGTTGGAGGCGACGCGGCGGGCGCTCGGCCTGCTGCTCACGCTGCTCGTGAGCCTCTTCCTGCTGTACGCCAAGTACGGCTACCTGCTCCCGCGGGACCTGCCGGTGGCGCGGACGTTCGCCACCTCGCAGCTCCGCTGGAACCAGATCGTCCAGAACCTCTGGTACACGGTCGAGGGAATCTTGGGCGTCCCGGTGGGCGTCTCCGTTCGGTTCATCTACATTTTCATCCTGTTCGGCGCGTTCCTGGAGATGTCCGGGGCCGGGAAGTGGTTCATCGACCTGGCGTACTCGATCACGGGCACGCGCAAGGGCGGCCCGGCCAAGGCGAGCGTCGTTGCCTCCGGCTTCATGGGGATGCTCTCCGGGTCGTCGGTCGCGAACACCGTGACGACGGGCGCGCTGACGATCCCCCTGATGAAACGCTCCGGCTACTCGCCGGAGTTCTCCGGCGCCGTCGAGTCGTCGGTCTCCTCCGGCGGTCAGATCCTGCCGCCGGTGATGGGCGCGGCCGCGTTCCTCATCGTCGAGTACACCGGGACGCCGTTCCGCGACGTCGTCATCGCCGCGACGCTGCCCGCCATCGCCTTCTTCTTCGGCATGTGGGTGATGGTACACTTCGAGGCCGCCAAGCGCGGGATCGGCGGACTGGAGCGGTCCGAGCTGCTGGACATGGGCCCGCACATGCGTCGCGGGTGGTTCTACCTCGTCCCGCTCGCGCTCCTCCTCCACTACCTCGTGATCGCCCGGCTCTCGGTGGGGCGTGCCGGATGGCTCACGATCGTCGCGACCGTGGCGCTCATCGCGATGGTCGCGGCCTACAACGAGCGGACCGGGACGTACCTCGTCGGCGGCATCGCCGCCGGCTACGCGCTGTTCGCCGTCTCGCTGTTCTACGCGGGGCGGACGCCGGTCGGCATGCTGTACGGCGCCGAGCCGGTCGATCTCGGAGTCACCGCCGCGCTCGGGGCGGCGGCCGCGGCGCTCCCGACCGTCGTCACCGCGATCAGCCTCGCGTTCCTCCTGGCGGACCCGAGCGGGGACGCGCCGCTGCTCGACCTCGACGACGACGTGGTCGGCGCCGCGACGTGGTTCGACGAGCGGACCGGTCTGGAGATCGCGGGCTCGCGGGCCGGCCAGTTCGGGGCGTTCGTGCTGAAGGCGATGGACTCCGGCGCGAAGACCGCGACCATCGTCGTCGTCGCGGTGGCCGCCGCGGGCGTCATTCCCGGCGTCATCGGCATCACCGGACTCGGGGGGAGCCTCCGGGCGCTCATCATCAGCGTGAGCGGCGGGTCACTCGTCCTCCTGTTGATCCTCGCCGGCCTCGCGGCCGTGATCGTCGGGATGGGGATGCCGACGACGGTGATGTACATCATCATCGTCGTGCTGCTGGGGCCGGTCCTCCCCGAGTTCGGGATCGCGATCCTGGCGGTCCACCTGTTCGTCCTCTACCTCGGGCTGATGGCCGACGTGACGCCCCCGGTGATGGTCGCCGCCTACGCCGCGGCCGGGATCGCGAAGTCCGACCCCTTCGACACCGGCAAGCAGGCGTTCCTGCTGTCGCTGAACAAGATCCTCGTCCCCTTCGCCTTCGTGTTCTCTCCGGGGATCCTCCTCCTCCGCACGACCGACGGACAGGGGTCGATCCTGACGGGCGCAGACGTTGGGGACCTCGGCTTCTTCCTGCCGGAGGTCGCGGCGCCGATCCTCGCGGTGTTCGCCGGCGTCTACGCGCTCGGCGTCGCGATCATCGGGTACTACCACACGGACGTGCGCTCGGGTTCGCGCGTCTCGCTCGTCGCCGCCGCGGTGTTGCTGTCGGTGCCCGGCATGGTGTTGCTCCCGGCCAGCGCCGCCCTGGGGCTCGCGGGCGTCGACGTCGCCCTCTACTCGGTCACGAACGAGCTGATCGCTCGCGGCGTCGGCGCGGCGATGCTCGTCGGCGGACTCATCCGGAACCGGCGGCGCGCGGGCCGCGAATCGGCCGATCCGGAACCGGTCGAGGAATCGTCGGACGTCGCGGCGCAGTAGGCGGCGCGACGGCACGCGTCCCGTCCGCTCGTCTCGTTCCCGTGTTCCCGCCTTGACCGTCCCACGCGGAGAGCGCACTCGTTAAGTGTCGTCCCGCGGAAATCACGTGCAATGAGTAGTGGGGCATCCGGATCGGCGCGGACGCGATACGCGATCCTCGGCTGTGGCAGCGTCGGACACGCGGTCGCGGAGGAGCTGACGAGCCGCGGCAAGGACGTCCTCATCCTCGACCGCGACGAGAGCCGCGTCGAGGCGCTCCGCGACCAGGACCTCAACGCCCGCGTGCAGGACATCGCCGAGCCCGACGTCGTCGACGAGCTCGACGACCGCGACATTGTGTTGATCCTCGCCAGCGACGTCGAGGCGAATAAGGCCGCCGTTTCGGCGGTGCGCGACGTCGGCGGCGACCACTACGTCGTCGTCCGCGCCTCCGACCCCGTCAGCGAGGACGAGCTCCGCGAGCGCGGCGCCGACGTGGTGATCAACCCCTCGACGGTGATCGCCGACAGCGCCCTGCAGTCGCTCGAGACCGGTGAGCTGGAGTACATGGCCCGCCAGCTCGCGGAGATCATCGAGCAGGGCGGCGGCCGGATGGCGATCTTAACCCACGACAACCCGGAGCCGGACTCGATCGCGTCGGCGACCGCGCTCCAGGCGATCGCGGACGCGTTCGGCGTCGAGGCCGACATCCTCTACTCCGGCGACGTGGGCCACCAGGAGAACCGGGCGTTCGTCAACCTCCTCGGGATCGACCTCGTGGCGCGATCGGACGCGCCCGACCTCTCCGAGTACCAGACGGTCGCCGCGGTCGACCTCGCGAAGTCGGCCGACGACGGCTTCGGC
Above is a window of Halorubrum depositum DNA encoding:
- a CDS encoding TAXI family TRAP transporter solute-binding subunit, which produces MLDNQTDDRIDRRTLLRGAAAAGVVGIAGCSGDGGDGGDGGDGSDGSDGSDGGDVIRWHAGGTGGTYFPLSGEFEGVIEDQTDFPVEVSSTGASVENVGSLGNGDADFALIQNDIAYFARNGEGLDAFDGSPVENLRGVATLYPETIHVLLNPDADVSSLSDLEGMRVNTGDLGSGTQVNALQILESAGGLTTDDFDEQNTDFTQAANQLRDGDVDAAFVVGGWPVGAVEELATTTDVQILNMSDEERQAARDDASWFADDTIPAGTYEGIDEDVDTVSVQAMIATRSEFSADTVEAVTEAIFENLDQLSIKTDFISVDSAQDGMSIELHEGAARYFE
- a CDS encoding DUF1850 domain-containing protein is translated as MTLGSRATAIGGGSLLVAGAAVLALLAILAGVALGGADPVTGERTLVVTDDDGAELLATPVGDETEIVIEYTHSVEKTLVRDVYVASDDGLVMTRMEFSSFGAGLPSQADVTERDGRYVYDPPSTTYETLHLKTGAVADHDLIVGGERYDIAAMSDDGAVELTVERR
- a CDS encoding TRAP transporter permease, with protein sequence MTTNTSDAVEPDPDESDEADQVFEEIDNRRSLTGIPLIAVAVVGILFSSFQLWLGARGFVFEFTIPGFGVVEIASLASLQIRAIHVNFALVMAFLLFPGSMGSGAVTRRIGALPAAVRNRVGDSPVTRVAEAVRGAVWWAFVDEESTRITPSDLVLILLSTFPTIYYVTQYDEITDVIRVRGLGGAGTLGEVVPRLAALELGFLADYSLAYLMGVLAILLVLEATRRALGLLLTLLVSLFLLYAKYGYLLPRDLPVARTFATSQLRWNQIVQNLWYTVEGILGVPVGVSVRFIYIFILFGAFLEMSGAGKWFIDLAYSITGTRKGGPAKASVVASGFMGMLSGSSVANTVTTGALTIPLMKRSGYSPEFSGAVESSVSSGGQILPPVMGAAAFLIVEYTGTPFRDVVIAATLPAIAFFFGMWVMVHFEAAKRGIGGLERSELLDMGPHMRRGWFYLVPLALLLHYLVIARLSVGRAGWLTIVATVALIAMVAAYNERTGTYLVGGIAAGYALFAVSLFYAGRTPVGMLYGAEPVDLGVTAALGAAAAALPTVVTAISLAFLLADPSGDAPLLDLDDDVVGAATWFDERTGLEIAGSRAGQFGAFVLKAMDSGAKTATIVVVAVAAAGVIPGVIGITGLGGSLRALIISVSGGSLVLLLILAGLAAVIVGMGMPTTVMYIIIVVLLGPVLPEFGIAILAVHLFVLYLGLMADVTPPVMVAAYAAAGIAKSDPFDTGKQAFLLSLNKILVPFAFVFSPGILLLRTTDGQGSILTGADVGDLGFFLPEVAAPILAVFAGVYALGVAIIGYYHTDVRSGSRVSLVAAAVLLSVPGMVLLPASAALGLAGVDVALYSVTNELIARGVGAAMLVGGLIRNRRRAGRESADPEPVEESSDVAAQ
- a CDS encoding DHH family phosphoesterase; translated protein: MSSGASGSARTRYAILGCGSVGHAVAEELTSRGKDVLILDRDESRVEALRDQDLNARVQDIAEPDVVDELDDRDIVLILASDVEANKAAVSAVRDVGGDHYVVVRASDPVSEDELRERGADVVINPSTVIADSALQSLETGELEYMARQLAEIIEQGGGRMAILTHDNPEPDSIASATALQAIADAFGVEADILYSGDVGHQENRAFVNLLGIDLVARSDAPDLSEYQTVAAVDLAKSADDGFGFDVEIDVYIDHLEADVPFDARFVDVRTNVSSTSTILTKYLQEFDQSPTEAVATALLYGIRAETLDFKRDTTPADLTAAAYLHPFANHDTLEQVESPSMSPETLDVLAEAIQNREVQGSHLFSTAGFIRDREALAQAAQHLLNLEGITTTAVLGIADDTIYLAARSKDIRLNIGNVLDEAFSEMGDAAGHSTQGSLSIPLGIFTGIEASGENRDTLLHLTEEAVRRKLFDALGVEGGAGDGGNGS